A single window of Polyodon spathula isolate WHYD16114869_AA chromosome 2, ASM1765450v1, whole genome shotgun sequence DNA harbors:
- the LOC121303412 gene encoding thymic stromal cotransporter protein-like, whose translation MSCIEFIEPVVFAAQVASAFYDTGLLMVVKERYNVTSSNSSLTNSTDHGDNEQQMAVSDFLMIYSMISGFVPFLPAFFLARLGDKRNRKIPICVPLVGYMLSRLMLLLVILLQWSVKVMFGAAVVYSLFGGFSSYWAGVMALASAGSDETQRSIRLIRIELVYGVAGFIGSILSGHIFNLFHVSQHQGVMLVGISVFLYIFSLSYSIFVLKVPKTGKTPEILPDGQTADNCGTGGPDNAPTVADGSSTSGTFDLISIVLLFAGAILYDVSVSGAMDILPSFVIKEPLSWGAELIGYGNAAGFVIFITSFLGVYVFSKCLRDTTMIIIGMVSFGTGILVMAFVRKTYMFYIARALNLFALIPMPTIRSLLSKQVQDSSYGKIFILLQMSFTVASVATSPIFTKIYQATLVWFAGFCFILSCILSILAIIPIGIVGYRTGRHGYTRLPSN comes from the exons ATGAGTTGTATTGAATTTATTGAGCCAGTAGTGTTTGCTGCACAAGTTGCCAGTGCGTTCTATGATACCGGACTGCTGATGGTGGTGAAAGAACGTTACAATGTGACTTCCAGCAACTCCTCGCTTACCAACTCCACGGACCATGGAGACAACGAGCAGCAGATGGCGGTGTCAGATTTCCTCATGATCTACAGTATGATCTCAGGGTTTGTCCCGTTCCTGCCGGCTTTCTTCCTGGCAAGGCTTGGGGACAAAAGGAACAGAAAGATCCCTATATGTGTACCCCTTGTGGGCTACATGCTCTCCAGATTGATGCTGCTCCTTGTTATTCTTCTCCAGTGGTCTGTCAAAGTGATGTTTGGGGCAGCTGTTGTGTACAGTTTGTTTGGGGGGTTTTCTTCTTATTGGGCTGGGGTCATGGCTTTAGCATCAGCAGGCTCAGATGAAACTCAGAGGTCCATTCGATTGATAAGAATTGAGTTGGTCTATGGAGTAGCTGGCTTTATTGGCAGCATCTTGTCTGGTCACATCTTCAATCTGTTTCATGTTTCACAACATCAAGGTGTTATGCTGGTGGGGATCAgtgtttttttgtacatattttccTTGTCctacagcatttttgttttgaaagtccCCAAGACTGGGAAAACACCAGAAATACTCCCTGATGGTCAAACAGCAGACAACTGTGGTACAGGTGGACCTGACAATGCACCCACAGTAGCAGATGGGTCATCGACTTCTGGCACGTTTGACTTGATCAGCATTGTGCTTTTGTTTGCTGGTGCTATATTGTATGATGTGTCAGTGTCAGGAGCCATGGACATCTTACCATCCTTTGTCATAAAGGAACCCCTGAGCTGGGGAGCTGAACTGATTGGCTATGGGAATGCAGCCGGCTTTGTGATTTTCATCACCAGTTTCCTGGGAGTGTATGTATTTTCCAAGTGTTTAAGGGACACCACCATGATCATCATTGGGATGGTGTCATTCGGGACTGGGATACTGGTCATGGCATTTGTGCGAAAGACCTACATGTTCTACATTG CTCGAGCTTTGAATCTGTTTGCCTTGATTCCAATGCCTACCATCCGATCACTGTTGTCCAAACAAGTCCAAGACTCATcatatg GCAAAATTTTCATTTTGCTCCAGATGTCATTCACCGTCGCCAGTGTGGCCACCTCACCCATTTTCACCAAGATTTACCAAGCCACCCTTGTCTGGTTCGCTGGATTCTGCTTCATTTTGTCCTGCATTCTCAGCATTTTAGCCATCATCCCCATTGG CATTGTGGGATACCGGACAGGGAGACATGGCTACACACGTCTTCCAAGCAACTGA